The Thermodesulfovibrio thiophilus DSM 17215 genome contains a region encoding:
- the ahcY gene encoding adenosylhomocysteinase has protein sequence MLNYDIKDIKLAEKGKLRIEWAEMDMPVLRMIRERFKKEKTLKGVRLAACLHVTTETANLMITLKEGGAELSLCASNPLSTQDDVAAALVKFYKIPVFAIKGEDRDTYYNHIYQVLEIKPNITMDDGADLVSTLHKEKRSLLSYVMGGTEETTTGVVRLRAMADDGALAYPVIAVNDAYTKHLFDNRYGTGQSTIDGILRATNRLIAGSIFVVCGYGWCGKGVAMRARGMGARVIVTEIDPLKALEAVMDGFDVMPIIDATRIGDIFVTITGNINVLSEKTFLKMKDGAIIANAGHFNVEIDTEALEKLSKSKRVIRDFVEEYTLKDGRRIYLLAEGRLVNLSAAEGHPAAVMDMSFANQALSAEYIYKNSTKLEKKVYSVPQEIDKEIARLKLETMGIKIDKLTKEQYKYLHSWQMGT, from the coding sequence TTGCTAAACTATGACATAAAAGATATAAAGCTTGCTGAAAAAGGAAAACTCAGAATAGAATGGGCTGAAATGGACATGCCTGTTTTAAGAATGATAAGAGAAAGATTCAAAAAAGAAAAGACACTTAAAGGAGTTAGACTTGCTGCTTGTCTTCATGTGACAACGGAGACAGCAAATCTGATGATTACTCTTAAAGAAGGAGGTGCAGAGCTATCTCTCTGTGCATCAAACCCTTTAAGTACTCAGGATGATGTAGCAGCTGCGCTTGTTAAATTTTATAAAATACCTGTTTTTGCTATTAAAGGAGAAGACAGAGATACATACTACAACCATATCTATCAAGTGCTTGAAATAAAGCCTAACATCACAATGGATGACGGAGCTGATCTGGTTTCTACCCTTCATAAAGAAAAAAGATCGCTCTTATCATATGTTATGGGTGGCACTGAAGAAACAACCACAGGAGTGGTGCGTCTTAGAGCAATGGCAGATGATGGTGCTCTTGCCTATCCAGTAATTGCTGTGAATGATGCATACACAAAACACCTGTTTGATAATCGATATGGAACAGGTCAGAGCACAATAGATGGAATTTTGAGGGCAACAAACAGACTTATTGCAGGAAGCATATTTGTGGTGTGCGGATATGGATGGTGTGGTAAAGGGGTTGCAATGAGAGCTAGAGGTATGGGTGCAAGAGTTATTGTTACAGAGATTGATCCGCTTAAAGCACTTGAGGCAGTTATGGATGGATTTGATGTTATGCCAATAATAGATGCTACAAGAATTGGAGATATATTTGTAACCATTACAGGAAATATTAATGTTCTTTCTGAAAAAACATTTCTTAAAATGAAAGACGGTGCAATAATTGCAAACGCAGGACATTTCAATGTTGAAATAGACACTGAAGCATTAGAAAAGCTTTCGAAATCAAAGAGAGTAATAAGAGATTTTGTCGAAGAATATACGCTAAAAGATGGAAGAAGAATATATCTTTTAGCAGAAGGCCGGCTTGTTAATCTTTCTGCAGCAGAAGGTCATCCTGCAGCAGTGATGGATATGAGCTTTGCCAATCAGGCACTTTCAGCAGAGTATATTTATAAAAATTCAACTAAGCTTGAAAAAAAGGTTTATTCTGTACCTCAGGAAATTGACAAAGAGATTGCCAGATTGAAACTTGAAACTATGGGAATAAAAATTGATAAGTTAACAAAGGAGCAATATAAGTATTTACATAGCTGGCAAATGGGAACGTGA
- a CDS encoding DedA family protein, translating into MSDLIEILLHVDIYLEALFSHTGHWVYVVLFFIIFAETGFVVTPFLPGDSLLFAVGALSSRQFISPWISFITLSMAAIIGNTANYHIGKIIGPRVFSKEHSIFFNKKHLDTTHAFYEKHGAKTIIIARFLPILRTFAPFVAGIGRMTYPKFQAYNIFSSFLWSGCFIWAGYFFGNLPIVKKHFSMFIIGIIIVSIIPTIIKAISLKRS; encoded by the coding sequence ATGTCTGATTTAATAGAAATTCTTCTGCATGTAGATATTTATCTTGAAGCTCTATTTTCTCATACAGGGCACTGGGTTTATGTAGTTCTCTTTTTTATTATCTTCGCAGAGACAGGATTTGTTGTAACCCCATTTTTACCTGGAGATTCCCTTTTATTTGCAGTTGGAGCTCTATCCTCAAGACAGTTTATCTCTCCATGGATTTCATTTATAACATTGAGCATGGCTGCTATTATTGGTAATACAGCTAATTATCATATTGGCAAAATTATAGGGCCTAGAGTGTTTTCAAAAGAACATTCAATATTTTTTAATAAAAAACATCTAGATACAACCCATGCTTTTTATGAAAAACATGGTGCAAAAACAATAATAATTGCGAGATTTTTGCCTATTTTAAGAACATTCGCTCCATTTGTAGCCGGTATTGGAAGAATGACATATCCAAAGTTTCAGGCATACAATATTTTTAGTAGCTTTCTGTGGAGTGGCTGTTTCATCTGGGCTGGATATTTTTTTGGTAATCTTCCCATTGTTAAAAAACACTTTTCAATGTTTATTATTGGAATTATTATAGTCTCAATTATTCCAACTATTATTAAAGCTATATCCCTGAAAAGGAGTTAG
- a CDS encoding glutamine synthetase family protein encodes MNYKKPRDQKDVMQLVKEHDIKFIRLWFTDILGQLKSFAITVEELEVAFTEGMGFDGSSIKGFARIDESDMIARPDPTTFAILSWRPTDKAVARMFCDIYEPDGTPYKGDPRYILKLNLEKAAKKGYTFYLGPELEYFYFRSDRNTEILDEGGYFDYPMDAAEDLRRDTILSLEQLGIKVEYSHHEVAPSQHEIDLRYADALTMADIVMTYRVIVKEVAKQHGVYATFMPKPLFGENGSGMHTHQSLFKGDKNAFFDPKDPYYLSELAKSYIAGLLTHIKEITLVLNQWVNSYKRLVPGYEAPVYICWARKNRSALIRVPLYKPGKEKATRIELRSPDPACNPYLAFASMLKAGLTGVEKKYKLPEPIEKDVYHLSHDERNDLGIDSLPGSLIEAIEYAEKSSILKEAFGEHIFTNLIESKKKEWDDYRIRVFPYEIDRYLPIL; translated from the coding sequence ATGAATTACAAGAAACCTAGAGACCAGAAAGATGTTATGCAACTGGTGAAAGAACATGATATTAAGTTTATCCGACTATGGTTTACCGACATTTTAGGACAACTTAAAAGTTTTGCCATTACAGTTGAAGAACTTGAAGTGGCTTTCACTGAAGGAATGGGGTTTGATGGGTCATCTATTAAAGGATTTGCAAGAATTGATGAGTCTGATATGATTGCAAGACCTGACCCAACCACATTTGCAATTCTATCATGGAGACCCACAGATAAAGCTGTAGCAAGGATGTTCTGTGATATTTATGAACCTGATGGCACTCCTTATAAAGGAGATCCACGATATATTCTTAAACTCAACCTAGAAAAGGCTGCGAAAAAGGGTTATACATTTTATTTAGGTCCTGAACTTGAGTATTTTTATTTTAGATCTGACAGAAACACTGAAATTTTAGATGAAGGTGGATATTTTGATTATCCAATGGATGCTGCAGAAGACCTTCGCAGAGATACTATTTTATCACTTGAGCAGCTTGGAATTAAAGTGGAATATTCTCATCATGAGGTTGCACCTTCTCAGCATGAAATTGATTTGAGATATGCTGATGCATTAACTATGGCTGATATTGTCATGACATATAGAGTTATAGTAAAGGAAGTAGCAAAACAGCATGGCGTTTATGCCACATTTATGCCCAAGCCCCTTTTTGGAGAAAATGGCAGTGGAATGCATACCCATCAGTCTTTATTTAAAGGAGACAAAAATGCATTCTTTGATCCCAAAGATCCCTATTATCTTTCAGAGCTTGCTAAAAGCTACATTGCAGGACTGTTAACTCACATAAAAGAGATTACACTCGTGCTTAATCAATGGGTTAACTCTTATAAAAGACTTGTTCCAGGATATGAAGCACCAGTTTATATATGCTGGGCAAGAAAAAACAGATCTGCACTTATAAGAGTACCTCTTTATAAACCCGGTAAAGAAAAGGCTACTCGAATTGAACTCAGAAGTCCAGATCCTGCGTGCAATCCTTATCTTGCTTTTGCCTCCATGCTCAAAGCTGGATTAACAGGAGTTGAAAAAAAATATAAACTTCCAGAACCGATAGAAAAAGATGTTTATCATCTCAGCCACGATGAAAGAAATGATCTAGGGATAGATAGTCTACCAGGTAGCTTAATCGAAGCAATTGAGTATGCTGAAAAAAGTAGCATACTTAAAGAAGCTTTTGGAGAACATATATTTACAAACCTTATTGAAAGTAAAAAGAAAGAATGGGATGACTATCGAATTAGAGTATTTCCATACGAAATAGATAGATATCTTCCTATACTTTAA
- a CDS encoding aspartate-semialdehyde dehydrogenase, translated as MLKKKERYNVAVVGATGAVGNEMISVLEEREFPVENLRLFASERSEGTKLSFNGYEIPVETLKEDSFVDIDIAMFSAGAERSKVWAPIAAKSGCVVIDNSSQWRMNAEVPLVVPEVNAHDLKWHKGIIANPNCSTIQMVVVLKPIHDVAKIKRVVVTTFQAVSGTGKKAMDELLQQTVDLLNFKDITIQVYPHQIAFNVLPHIDKFLENGYTKEEMKMVNETQKIMGDSSIRVTATTVRVPVFRGHSESVNVETEKKITAHETRELLSKAPGVVVMDNPEKNEYPLPIYASGRDEVFVGRIRDDESIENGINLWVVSDNLRKGAALNAVQIAEELIRMV; from the coding sequence ATGCTTAAAAAAAAGGAAAGATATAATGTGGCTGTTGTTGGTGCAACTGGAGCAGTTGGAAATGAAATGATTTCAGTTCTTGAAGAAAGAGAATTTCCAGTTGAAAATCTAAGGCTTTTTGCATCTGAAAGAAGCGAAGGAACAAAGCTCAGCTTTAACGGTTATGAAATTCCAGTTGAAACACTCAAGGAAGATTCTTTTGTAGACATAGATATAGCCATGTTTTCAGCTGGAGCTGAAAGATCTAAAGTATGGGCACCAATTGCAGCAAAATCGGGTTGTGTGGTTATTGATAACTCAAGCCAGTGGAGAATGAATGCTGAAGTGCCTCTTGTTGTTCCAGAAGTTAATGCACATGATCTTAAGTGGCATAAAGGAATAATTGCAAATCCAAATTGTTCAACCATTCAGATGGTTGTTGTATTAAAACCAATTCATGATGTTGCAAAGATTAAAAGAGTTGTTGTAACAACCTTTCAGGCTGTCTCAGGAACAGGTAAAAAGGCTATGGATGAACTTCTTCAGCAGACAGTAGATTTGCTTAATTTTAAAGATATAACAATTCAGGTATATCCCCATCAGATTGCTTTCAATGTTCTTCCACATATAGATAAATTTCTTGAAAATGGATATACAAAGGAAGAAATGAAGATGGTGAATGAGACACAAAAAATTATGGGAGATTCATCAATAAGAGTTACTGCTACGACAGTAAGAGTTCCTGTGTTCAGAGGACACAGTGAAAGTGTTAATGTTGAAACAGAAAAAAAGATTACTGCACATGAAACACGAGAACTTTTAAGTAAAGCTCCAGGAGTTGTAGTGATGGATAATCCTGAAAAAAATGAATATCCACTTCCAATTTATGCATCTGGCAGGGATGAAGTTTTTGTTGGAAGAATCCGTGATGATGAGTCAATTGAAAATGGAATAAATTTGTGGGTAGTTTCAGACAATTTGCGAAAAGGTGCGGCATTGAATGCTGTTCAGATTGCTGAAGAGTTAATAAGAATGGTTTAA
- a CDS encoding rhomboid family intramembrane serine protease — translation MIPIRDCLPRRYTPYMTWIIIALNCIIFFFELMFSREDLNYIFHIFGIVPAKYMLIETLPFHPLYYLPFLTSMFLHGGWFHLISNMWIMWIFADNVEDKMGSFRFLIFYLLCGFGASWIHCLINPTSMMPTVGASGAISGVLGAYMVMFPHARVITLVPVFIFPLFFAFPAIFYILLWFFIQLFSGLGSLLTPADVGGVAWWAHVGGFLFGILLHRIFVIKKRLHIYDDHFDYYCAWRKFL, via the coding sequence ATGATACCCATAAGGGACTGCTTACCGAGAAGATATACACCATATATGACCTGGATTATTATAGCTTTAAACTGCATTATATTCTTTTTTGAACTTATGTTTAGCCGTGAAGATTTAAATTATATCTTTCATATATTCGGAATTGTGCCTGCAAAATATATGCTTATTGAAACTCTTCCTTTTCATCCACTTTACTATCTGCCTTTTCTAACAAGCATGTTTCTTCATGGTGGCTGGTTTCATCTGATAAGCAACATGTGGATTATGTGGATTTTTGCTGATAATGTTGAAGATAAAATGGGTTCTTTCAGATTTTTAATATTTTATCTTCTATGCGGTTTTGGTGCAAGCTGGATTCATTGTCTTATAAATCCGACATCTATGATGCCAACAGTTGGAGCATCGGGAGCAATCTCAGGCGTTCTTGGCGCATATATGGTAATGTTTCCTCATGCAAGGGTGATAACTCTTGTTCCGGTTTTTATCTTTCCTTTATTTTTTGCTTTCCCTGCTATTTTTTATATTCTGTTGTGGTTTTTTATCCAACTTTTTTCAGGACTTGGCTCACTTCTAACTCCTGCTGATGTAGGAGGGGTTGCCTGGTGGGCTCATGTTGGTGGTTTTCTATTTGGTATATTATTGCATAGAATTTTTGTTATCAAAAAAAGACTTCATATTTATGATGACCATTTTGACTACTACTGCGCATGGCGAAAATTTTTATAA
- the metK gene encoding methionine adenosyltransferase, with protein sequence MLGDRKDYIFTSESVTEGHPDKVADQISDAILDSIISKDPYARVACETIVTTGLVFVAGEITTECYVDIPSVIRETVKGIGYTRAKYGFDYETCAVITSIHEQSSDIAMGVDPGGAGDQGLMFGFACNETPELMPMPVMLAHKLAMKLAEVRKQDILTYLRPDGKTQVTVEYRDGMPYQVKSVVVSSQHAPDITLREMREDIVEKVIKPVIPGELLDEENVKYFINPTGRFVIGGPMGDTGLTGRKIIVDTYGGTCRHGGGCFSGKDATKVDRSGSYMARYIAKNLVAAGLCDRAEIQIAYVIGVPEPVSIYVNSFGTGKIEDTRLEQIIKKTFDLTPKGIIEKLNLRRPIYKKTAAYGHFGRLDPDFTWEQTDMIETLKKEAERC encoded by the coding sequence ATGTTAGGAGACAGAAAGGACTATATATTTACATCTGAATCAGTAACAGAGGGGCATCCAGATAAAGTCGCAGATCAGATTTCAGATGCTATTTTAGATTCTATCATTTCAAAAGACCCTTATGCGAGAGTTGCCTGTGAAACTATTGTTACAACAGGTCTTGTATTTGTTGCAGGAGAAATTACAACAGAATGTTATGTTGATATACCTTCTGTAATAAGAGAAACAGTTAAAGGTATTGGTTATACTCGTGCAAAATATGGCTTTGATTATGAGACCTGTGCGGTTATTACATCAATTCATGAACAATCTTCTGATATTGCAATGGGAGTTGATCCAGGAGGCGCTGGAGATCAGGGATTGATGTTTGGTTTTGCATGCAATGAAACACCAGAACTAATGCCAATGCCAGTTATGCTTGCTCACAAGCTTGCAATGAAGCTTGCTGAGGTAAGGAAACAGGATATTCTTACCTATTTAAGACCGGATGGAAAAACTCAGGTGACTGTAGAATACAGAGATGGTATGCCCTATCAGGTAAAAAGCGTGGTTGTATCTTCTCAGCATGCACCAGATATAACGCTCAGAGAAATGAGAGAAGATATAGTTGAAAAAGTTATAAAACCTGTTATACCTGGAGAGCTTCTTGATGAAGAAAACGTTAAATATTTTATAAATCCTACAGGTAGATTTGTAATTGGTGGACCGATGGGAGATACAGGGCTCACAGGAAGAAAGATCATTGTAGACACCTATGGAGGGACATGCAGACATGGCGGAGGATGTTTCTCAGGCAAAGATGCAACAAAAGTGGACCGCTCAGGTTCATATATGGCAAGGTATATTGCAAAAAATCTTGTTGCAGCAGGACTCTGTGATAGAGCGGAAATTCAAATTGCCTATGTCATTGGTGTTCCAGAACCTGTTTCTATTTATGTTAATAGCTTTGGTACAGGGAAAATTGAAGATACAAGGCTCGAACAAATTATTAAAAAAACATTCGATCTCACACCTAAAGGAATCATTGAAAAGCTGAATCTTAGAAGACCAATTTATAAAAAAACAGCTGCATATGGCCATTTTGGCAGACTTGACCCTGACTTTACATGGGAACAGACAGATATGATAGAAACACTTAAAAAGGAGGCAGAACGTTGCTAA
- a CDS encoding 3-isopropylmalate dehydrogenase, whose amino-acid sequence MKTYKIAVIPGDGTGPEVIREGVKVLDAVSKRLGFKLDYTYYDFGGERYLRTGETLPDGAIDELKKFDAIYLGAIGHPDVKPGILEKGILLRLRFELDQYVNLRPVKLYPGVYCPLKDKTPEDIDFVVVRENTEGLYTGSGGFLKKGTPDEVAIQVSINTRKGVERCIRFAFDYCKKRNKNKKLTLCGKTNVLTFAFDLWERTFYEVAKEYPDIATDYAHVDATTMWFIKNPEWFDVIVTDNMFGDIITDLGAMIQGGMGIAAGGNINPEGVSMFEPIGGSAPKYTGKNVINPLAAICAGGMMLENLGEDTAGKLIEQAVIEVTSKHLKSLSAGKMGYSTTEVGDLVVKYATELPLEE is encoded by the coding sequence ATGAAAACTTACAAGATTGCTGTAATTCCAGGAGATGGGACAGGGCCTGAGGTTATCAGGGAAGGCGTGAAAGTTTTAGATGCTGTAAGTAAAAGGCTTGGATTTAAACTTGATTACACATATTATGATTTTGGAGGAGAGAGATACCTGCGCACAGGTGAAACTCTTCCAGATGGTGCAATTGATGAGCTTAAAAAGTTTGATGCAATATATCTTGGAGCAATTGGTCATCCTGATGTTAAACCAGGAATCCTTGAAAAGGGAATTCTGCTGAGACTAAGATTTGAACTTGATCAGTATGTAAATCTTCGTCCTGTAAAGCTGTATCCAGGAGTTTACTGCCCGCTTAAAGATAAAACTCCAGAGGATATTGATTTTGTGGTTGTAAGAGAAAACACCGAAGGGCTGTATACAGGTTCAGGAGGATTTCTAAAAAAAGGCACACCGGATGAGGTTGCAATTCAGGTTTCAATAAATACACGCAAAGGTGTTGAAAGATGCATTCGCTTTGCATTTGATTATTGCAAAAAGAGAAATAAAAATAAAAAACTCACATTATGTGGAAAAACCAATGTCTTAACATTTGCTTTCGATCTCTGGGAAAGGACTTTTTATGAAGTTGCAAAGGAATATCCAGACATTGCAACAGATTATGCTCATGTTGATGCCACGACAATGTGGTTTATAAAAAATCCCGAGTGGTTTGATGTAATAGTTACTGATAATATGTTTGGAGATATAATAACTGATCTTGGAGCAATGATACAGGGTGGAATGGGTATTGCTGCAGGAGGCAATATAAACCCAGAGGGAGTATCAATGTTTGAACCAATTGGTGGATCTGCGCCAAAGTATACAGGGAAAAATGTTATAAACCCGCTTGCTGCTATATGTGCAGGTGGAATGATGCTTGAGAATTTAGGCGAAGACACAGCTGGTAAACTAATAGAACAAGCTGTGATAGAAGTGACTAGCAAGCATTTAAAAAGCCTTTCAGCGGGTAAGATGGGATATTCAACAACAGAAGTGGGTGATTTAGTTGTAAAGTATGCAACAGAATTACCACTGGAGGAGTGA
- the leuD gene encoding 3-isopropylmalate dehydratase small subunit encodes MKIRGRVWKFGDNIDTDAIIPARYLNTSDEKELAKHVMEDADRDFPSKVKPGDIIIAGKNFGCGSSREHAPIAIKAAGIKAVVAKSFARIFFRNSFNIGLPIFEVPDLIDETKKGDEIEIDMNTGEVINLTTGKKYTTKPIPSFMQELINFGGLVEWTKNRLSKEVIR; translated from the coding sequence ATGAAAATTCGAGGAAGAGTCTGGAAATTTGGCGATAATATTGATACAGATGCTATTATTCCAGCAAGATATCTTAATACATCCGATGAAAAGGAGCTTGCAAAACATGTTATGGAAGATGCTGATAGAGATTTTCCTTCAAAGGTTAAGCCAGGAGATATAATTATAGCTGGAAAAAATTTCGGATGTGGATCATCCCGCGAACATGCACCGATTGCAATAAAAGCAGCTGGAATTAAAGCTGTTGTTGCAAAAAGTTTTGCGAGAATATTTTTTAGAAATTCTTTTAATATTGGACTGCCGATTTTTGAAGTGCCTGATCTCATTGATGAAACAAAAAAAGGAGATGAGATAGAGATAGATATGAATACAGGAGAGGTTATTAATTTAACTACAGGGAAAAAATATACAACAAAACCGATTCCTTCTTTTATGCAGGAATTGATTAATTTTGGTGGGCTTGTAGAATGGACAAAAAATAGATTGTCTAAGGAGGTTATAAGATGA
- a CDS encoding cofactor-independent phosphoglycerate mutase yields the protein MKYIIIVPDGAADYPIEELGGRTPLQFAKIPNMDFLASNGTAGYVRNIPKGFSPGSDVANLSILGYDPRIYYTGRAPLEAVSMGLSLSREDVAFRCNLVTLNLSDKKHIVMEDYSAGHISSEEAKILIDEINSMLGSDGIRFYPGISYRHIMLWKNGSEEIECIPPHDITGKEISRYMPIGRNATFIKELILKSIDILKDHPVNQKRISEGKRPANSVWLWGQGKTPSLPAFYDKYKLKGALISAVDLTKGIGILAGLHIINVPGATGWIDTNYSGKAEYALNILERVDFVYLHIEAPDEAGHQGDYKLKIKSLEDIDRIVIGKILEEAPKRFNEFKILLLPDHPTPVKLKTHTPEPVPFVVYNNRKVEKKNRKFSEEIINSPDIKIEDGYRLMDFFITGHV from the coding sequence ATGAAATATATTATCATTGTTCCAGATGGTGCAGCAGATTATCCTATTGAAGAGCTGGGAGGTCGTACACCTCTTCAGTTTGCAAAGATACCAAATATGGATTTCCTTGCTTCTAATGGAACAGCTGGTTATGTGAGAAATATACCAAAAGGATTTTCGCCTGGAAGTGATGTGGCAAATTTAAGCATTCTCGGCTATGATCCGAGGATTTACTATACTGGAAGAGCTCCTTTAGAAGCTGTAAGCATGGGGTTAAGCCTTTCCAGAGAAGATGTTGCTTTTAGATGCAATCTTGTTACACTGAATCTTTCAGATAAGAAACATATTGTTATGGAAGACTATTCTGCAGGACATATCAGTTCTGAGGAGGCAAAAATTCTTATTGATGAAATTAATTCCATGCTTGGAAGCGATGGTATAAGATTTTATCCTGGTATAAGTTATCGTCATATTATGTTATGGAAAAATGGCTCTGAGGAAATAGAGTGCATCCCCCCTCATGATATTACAGGAAAGGAAATTTCACGATATATGCCAATAGGGCGGAATGCGACTTTTATAAAGGAATTAATTTTAAAGTCAATAGACATACTTAAAGACCATCCTGTTAATCAAAAAAGAATTTCAGAAGGTAAAAGACCGGCAAATAGTGTCTGGCTCTGGGGACAGGGCAAAACGCCCAGCTTACCAGCTTTTTATGATAAATATAAACTTAAAGGTGCTCTTATATCTGCTGTTGATCTTACCAAAGGAATTGGTATTCTTGCAGGACTCCATATAATTAATGTTCCAGGAGCTACAGGCTGGATAGATACTAACTATTCAGGGAAAGCCGAGTATGCTTTAAATATACTTGAGAGAGTTGATTTTGTATACTTACATATTGAAGCTCCTGATGAAGCAGGACATCAGGGAGATTACAAATTGAAAATTAAATCCCTTGAAGATATTGATCGTATTGTTATAGGAAAAATCCTTGAGGAAGCACCAAAAAGATTTAATGAGTTTAAAATTTTGTTACTTCCAGATCATCCAACCCCGGTAAAGTTAAAAACTCACACTCCTGAGCCTGTGCCTTTTGTGGTTTACAATAACAGGAAAGTCGAGAAGAAAAATCGAAAATTTTCAGAAGAAATTATTAATTCACCTGATATCAAGATAGAAGATGGTTACAGGCTTATGGATTTTTTTATAACAGGACATGTCTGA
- a CDS encoding SDR family oxidoreductase — protein MLSKQIALVTGANKGIGFEVSRQLAQKGIKVLMGARNEKNGLDAAIKLQEENLDVEFILLDVTNSEHIKNAREYIEQHFGKLDILINNAGMISSEEKITNNSVETISQKALRQTFDVNFFGAVELTHELLPLIKKSNAGRIVNVSSIMGSLAYQSATDGYKPFAYNSSKAALNQFTIHLAAALKNTSIKVNSAHPGWVKTDMGGPDAPMNTKEGAKTIVRLATLDTDGPTGKFFHLDNEIAW, from the coding sequence ATGCTATCAAAACAAATCGCATTGGTTACCGGTGCAAATAAGGGAATCGGTTTTGAAGTAAGCCGTCAACTGGCACAAAAAGGCATTAAAGTTCTAATGGGAGCACGCAATGAGAAAAATGGACTAGACGCTGCAATAAAACTACAGGAAGAAAATCTCGATGTTGAGTTCATTCTGCTTGATGTAACAAACTCTGAACATATTAAAAATGCCCGAGAATATATTGAACAGCATTTCGGAAAATTAGATATACTTATCAACAATGCCGGAATGATAAGTTCTGAGGAGAAGATTACAAATAATAGCGTTGAAACCATCTCACAAAAAGCACTTCGTCAGACCTTTGATGTAAATTTCTTTGGAGCGGTTGAACTTACCCATGAGCTTCTTCCACTAATAAAAAAAAGCAATGCAGGTAGAATTGTGAATGTTTCAAGCATTATGGGATCTCTTGCATACCAGAGTGCAACCGATGGATATAAACCTTTTGCCTATAATTCTTCAAAAGCAGCTCTTAATCAGTTTACCATTCACTTAGCTGCAGCTCTTAAAAATACTTCTATCAAAGTAAACTCCGCCCATCCAGGCTGGGTGAAAACAGATATGGGAGGACCTGATGCCCCTATGAATACCAAAGAAGGTGCTAAAACAATTGTAAGACTTGCAACGCTTGATACTGATGGACCAACTGGAAAATTTTTTCATCTTGACAATGAAATAGCATGGTAA